From Cheilinus undulatus linkage group 17, ASM1832078v1, whole genome shotgun sequence, one genomic window encodes:
- the rabepk gene encoding rab9 effector protein with kelch motifs has protein sequence MELLPVLDPVDKPKGGLWYSLIPRGSAPGVSVGHTCTYIPSEDEGKGRILIVGGANPSGSFSHSDIINLDNHEWDIPEWEGLEPRYEHCCFVPESCPQSLWVFGGAQQSGNRNCIQNLQLTDSDSCWKSVSVNGKPPSPRTYHTNSACLGDRLYVFSGGEAGAAPVSDPALHIFDTVSSAWSQPETQGKQPPARHGHVIVAAGPKIYIHGGMAGEKFYNDMYSLDTRNMKWEKVQTKGDIPPGVAAHSAVALGKNIYIFGGMTADGAGNSMYRFNTDKSRWALKKFEGDLPPNRLDHSMCLLPWKMCKENKEQSGNPAASETIYLAFVFGGMDTQGVIHNDCVVTVVT, from the exons ATGGAGTTACTTCCTGTGCTTGACCCAGTAGATAAGCCAAAAGGAGGACTATG GTATTCTCTGATACCCAGAGGAAGTGCTCCAGGTGTTAGTGTGGGTCACACCTGCACCTATATCCCATCTGAAGATGAAGGAAAAGGCAGAATCCTGATTGTTGGAGGAGCAAACCCAAGTGGCAGTTTCTCACATTCAGATATCATAAATCTAG ATAACCACGAATGGGACATCCCAGAATGGGAAGGCTTGGAGCCACGTTATGAACACTGCTGCTTTGTGCCAGAAAGCTGCCCTCAGAGCTTGTGGGTGTTTGGAGGGGCACAGCAGAGTGGCAATCGCAACTGTATACAGAATTTACAGCTAACAG ACAGTGATTCTTGCTGGAAAAGTGTATCAGTGAATGGCAAGCCCCCCAGTCCCAGGACATATCACACCAACTCGGCCTGCCTCGGGGACAGACTTTATGTCTTTTCTGGTGGGGAAGCAGGAGCTGCACCGGTCTCAGACCCAGCACTTCATATATTTGATACAG TGTCTTCCGCCTGGTCCCAACCAGAAACTCAAGGCAAACAGCCACCAGCCAGACATGGCCACGTTATCGTAGCAGCAGGTCCAAAGATCTACATTCACGGAGGCATGGCTGGGGAAAAATTCTACAACGATATGTACTCTCTTGATACAA GAAACATGAAGTGGGAGAAGGTGCAGACCAAAGGAGACATCCCACCAGGAGTAGCAGCCCATTCAGCTGTGGCGCTGGGCAAGAACATCTACATATTTGGGGGGATGACTGCAGATGGAGCAGGCAACTCCATGTACAGATTCAACACAG aCAAGAGTCGATGGGCCCTAAAGAAGTTTGAAGGTGATTTGCCCCCCAACCGTCTGGACCACTCCATGTGTTTACTGCCTTGGAAGATGTGTAAGGAAAACAAAGAGCAATCTGGAAACCCAGCAGCATCAGAGACAATATATTTAGCCTTTGTATTTGGAGGGATGGACACCCAGGGTGTCATTCATAATGACTGTGTTGTTACAGTGGTTACATGA
- the LOC121525652 gene encoding endoplasmic reticulum chaperone BiP-like has translation MKLLWVLLLVTGTVFANDDDKKDSVGTVVGIDLGTTYSCVGVFKNGRVEIIANDQGNRITPSYVAFTSEGERLIGDAAKNQLTSNPENTVFDAKRLIGHTWGESSVQQDIKYLPFKVTEKKNKPHIQVDIGGGQMKTFAPEEISAMVLTKMKETAEAYLGKKVTHAVVTVPAYFNDAQRQATKDAGTIAGLNVMRIINEPTAAAIAYGLDKRDGEKNILVFDLGGGTFDVSLLTIDNGVFEVVATNGDTHLGGEDFDQRVMEHFIKLYKKKTGKDVRKDNRAVQKLRREVEKAKRALSAQHQARIEIESFFEGEDFSETLTRAKFEELNMDLFRSTMKPVQKVLEDADLKKSDINEIVLVGGSTRIPKIQQLVKEFFNGKEPSRGINPDEAVAYGAAVQAGVLSGEEDPGVVILDVCPLTLGIETVGGVMTKLIPRNTVVPAKKSQIFSTASDNQPTVTIKVYEGERPLTKNNHLLGTFDLTGIPPAPRGVPQIEVTFEINVNGILRVTAEDKGTGNKNKITITNDQDRLTPEDIERMVNDAKRFADEDKKLKERIDARNELESYAYSLKNQIGDKEKLGGKLSDEDKEAIEKAAEEKIEWMESHQEAELEDFQAKKKELEEVVQPIISKLYGSAGGPPPEGAETEQDEKDEL, from the exons ATGAAGCTGTTGTGGGTTCTTTTACTGGTGACCGGCACTGTGTTTGCCAATGACGACGACAAGAAGGACAGTGTTGGGACTGTGGTTGGAATTGACCTGGGGACCACCTACTCATG TGTCGGAGTGTTCAAGAATGGGCGTGTGGAGATCATTGCCAACGACCAGGGTAACCGCATCACCCCATCATATGTGGCTTTCACCAGTGAGGGTGAGCGTCTTATTGGTGATGCTGCCAAGAATCAGCTGACCTCCAACCCTGAGAACACAGTCTTTGATGCCAAGAGATTAATTGGGCACACATGGGGAGAATCCTCTGTGCAGCAGGACATCAAGTACCTGCCATTTAAG GTGACTGAGAAAAAGAACAAGCCCCACATTCAGGTTGACATTGGTGGTGGACAGATGAAGACATTTGCTCCTGAGGAGATCTCTGCCATGGTGCTGACTAAAATGAAGGAGACTGCTGAAGCTTATCTGGGCAAGaag GTAACACATGCTGTGGTCACCGTCCCTGCTTATTTCAATGATGCTCAGCGTCAGGCAACCAAGGATGCTGGTACCATCGCTGGCCTCAATGTCATGAGAATCATCAATGAGCC AACTGCTGCTGCCATTGCTTATGGTCTGGACAAGAGGGACGGCGAGAAGAACATTCTTGTGTTTGATCTGGGTGGTGGCACCTTCGATGTTTCCCTGCTGACGATTGACAATGGTGTGTTTGAGGTGGTGGCAACCAACGGTGACACCCATCTTGGAGGTGAGGACTTCGACCAGCGCGTCATGGAGCACTTCATCAAGCTGTACAAGAAGAAGACAGGCAAAGATGTGCGCAAGGACAACCGTGCTGTGCAGAAGCTGCGTCGTGAGGTTGAGAAGGCAAAGAGAGCACTGTCCGCCCAGCACCAGGCTCGCATTGAGATCGAGTCCTTCTTTGAGGGAGAAGACTTCTCTGAGACCCTGACCCGTGCCAAGTTTGAAGAGCTCAACATG GACCTGTTCCGTTCCACCATGAAGCCTGTCCAGAAGGTGCTGGAAGATGCTGACCTGAAGAAGTCTGATATTAATGAGATTGTTCTGGTTGGAGGCTCCACCCGTATCCCCAAAATCCAGCAGCTGGTGAAAGAGTTCTTCAATGGCAAAGAGCCCTCCAGGGGTATTAACCCTGATGAGGCTGTGGCTTATGGAGCTGCTGTGCAGGCTGGAGTGCTTTCTGGAGAGGAGGACCCTG GAGTTGTTATTCTGGATGTGTGCCCCCTGACTCTTGGTATTGAGACCGTTGGAGGAGTGATGACCAAACTGATCCCCAGGAACACTGTGGTGCCTGCTAAGAAATCTCAGATCTTCTCTACAGCCTCTGATAACCAGCCTACTGTCACCATAAAGGTTTATGAAG GTGAGCGTCCACTGACAAAAAACAACCATCTGCTGGGCACATTCGATCTGACTGGCATCCCTCCTGCCCCTCGTGGCGTACCACAGATCGAAGTCACCTTTGAGATCAATGTCAACGGTATCTTGCGTGTCACAGCTGAGGACAAAGGCACGGGCAACAAGAACAAGATCACCATCACAAATGACCAGGATCGCCTGACGCCAGAGGACATTGAGCGCATGGTGAACGATGCTAAGCGCTTCGCCGATGAAGACAAGAAGCTGAAGGAGAGAATTGATGCCCGTAACGAGCTTGAAAGCTACGCTTACTCACTGAAGAACCAGATTGGTGACAAGGAGAAGCTGGGTGGCAAGCTGTCAGATGAGGACAAGGAAGCAATTGAGAAGGCAGCGGAGGAGAAGATTGAGTGGATGGAGTCACACCAGGAGGCTGAGCTGGAGGACTTCCAGGCCAAGAAGAAGGAGCTTGAAGAGGTGGTCCAACCCATCATTAGCAAGCTTTACGGTAGTGCAGGAGGACCACCACCAGAGGGCGCAGAAACCGAGCAAGATGAGAAGGATGAGTTGTAG